From the Deinococcus sonorensis KR-87 genome, the window CGGCAGCGCCACCGAGAAGCGGCGCAGCCGCGCGGCCTGCAGCAGCAGGCGCCACACGAACAGCGGGTTGAGCAGCACGTAACGTTTCCACAGGCGGCCCGGCTCTTTGGTGAGTCGGTAGAACCACTCCAGGCCGGCGTCCTGCATGTGCTTGGGCGCCTGCGCGAGCGTGCCCGCGTGGAAGTCGAAGGCCGCGCCCACCGCCAGCACCGGCATCGGCAGCAGGTTACGGTACTCGAAGGCCCACACCTCCTGGCGCGGGCAGCCCAGCCCCACGAACACCGCGTCGGCCCCGGAAGCCCGGATGCGCTCGGCGATCTCGCGCTGCTCTTCCGGGGTGGTGCGCCGGAACTTGGACGCCTCCATCCCGGCGATGCGCAGGCCCGGGTACTTCTGCTGCAGGTTGCTGGCAAACTTCTCCAGCACCTCCTGCTTGCTGCCGTACAGATACACGCTCATGCCCTGCTTGCCGAGCGCCTCGGCGGTGTACAGCGTCAGGTTCGGGCCGTACACCCGGTCCGGCAGGGCCTTGCCGTACAGCAGCCGCAGCGCCCAGCGGACCGGCTGGCCGTCCGGCACCACCAGGTCCAGGCCATTCAGCCGCCGGGCGTGTTCCGGGTCCAGGTGGCCGGTCATCACGCCGTGCACCGCCAGGGCGCTCACCGCCAGCGGCCGCTTCTCGGTGGCCGCCTGCATGATGCGCGCCACCGCCGCGTCGTAGTCCACGGCATTGATGCCCACGCCCAGCACGCTATGGCGCCCCAGATCAATCATGCGAGACCACCCAGCGCTCCTGGTTGTAGTCGTACATCTCCTGCAGGATGCGCGGCACGTCGTAGGTGATCTGCCACTCGGGGTAGTGCTGCTTGAACTTGGCCAGATCGCTGATGTACCAGATGTGGTCGCCGATGCGGTTGTCCTCGGCGTAGCTGTGGTTCATCGGCTGCCCGGTGATCTGCTCGCACAGCTCGATGGCCTCCATCATGCTGCAGTTGCTCTCGCGCCCGCCGCCGATGTTGTAGACCTCCGCCACGCGCGGGTTCAGGTAGAACTGATGGAAGGCGGAGATCAGGTCGGCGCTGTGGATGTTGTCGCGCACCTGCTTGCCCTTGTAGCCGAACACCGTGTAGTGGGTGCCGCTCATGGCGCACTTCATCAGGTAGGCCAGGAAGCCGTGCAGCTGGGTGCCCGAGTGGTTGGGGCCGGTCAGGCAGCCGCCGCGGAAGCACACGGTCGGCATGTCAAAGTAGCGGCCGTACTCCTGCACCAGCACGTCGGCGGCCACCTTGCTGGCCCCGAACAGCGAGTGCTTGGTCTGGTCGATGCTCATGTCCTCGGCGATGCCGACGGTGTAGCGGTGCGAGGGGTCGATCTCCCAGCGCTTCTCCAGCTCCTGGAGCGGCAGCAGGTTGGGCGTGTCACCGTACACCTTGTTGGTGCTGGTGAAGATAAAAGGCGTGGTGGGGCAGAAGGTGCGGGCGGCCTGCAGCAGGTTCAGCGTGCCGTTGGCGTTCACCGAGAAGTCCGAGAAGGGGTCGCGGGCGGCCCAGTCGTGCGAGGGCTGCGCGGCCGTGTGAATGATCAGCGCCAGGTCCTTGCCGTAGTGCTGAAAGATCTTCTCGATCTCGGTGTAGTCGCGGATGTCCACATCCAGGTGGGTGTAGTTCTTCAGGTCCTTTTCCAGGCGGCGCTGGTTCCACTGGGTGGAGGCCTCCTCGCCGAAGAAGAACTTGCGCATGTCGTTGTCGAGGCCCACCACGTCCATGCCCATGCCGGCAAAGTGACGCACCGCTTCTGATCCGATCAATCCTGCAGAACCCGTTACCAGTACGACACTCATCTTCAAACTCCTTTAGTGATTGGCGAATCGTGGGCCGCAGCGCACCGGCCGGAGGGCCTGGACCGCGCCGAAGAGCTTCTACCCCATCGGGTTGCCCCTACTGTGAGGGAGCAGGCGTAAAAGAGGCGCTAAACCATCTCCTCACCTGTGAAGGGTGAGGCATGCAGTGTGAACACCAGGACCCCCGGAACCGCGGCAGCGCCGCCGCCAACGCGTCCGCGCCACGGCTGGAAACCCCACACGACGTTGCCGTGCCGCGCGGCGATTTTGCGTTCACTTAACGACCTCCCGGTCACGATAGGGGCGTCTTGTTGGAGGGCCGATCTTTCTCCGGCGCCACGTTTTCCCCTCCTTGCCCTGGATGTTCGCCCGGCGCTGGCCGATCAGGAGTCTGCATGCACGTCACCACCCGCTCAACACGCCCTGGTCTCAAACCGCAGGCCCATACCCATCGTCTCTTCCGCAACCGCTCGCTGCTGGGCGGGCTGTGCATGGCCCTGGCCGATCTGGCCGCCCTGCTGCTGGCCGTCTACTTCGCCACCTGGCTGCGCAACGTCCTGTTCGCGCCGGTGCTGCACCCGGACTGGGTGTGGTTCTCGGCGTGCATGTGGCTGCTGGGCGCCTTCATCCTGAAGCTGCTGCCCGGCTGGGGCCTGAGCGCGGCCACCGAGCTCAAGCGCATGACCGAGCTGACCTTCACCGTGCTGGCCGTCACGGCAGCTTCGCTGTTCCTGGCCAACCACGACGGTCAGGTGAGCCGCGTGGCCCTGGTGTTCAGCCTGGTGCTGGCGCTGCCGCTCAGCCTGCTGCTGCGGCACACGGCCCGCTCGCTGCTGCTGCGCGCCGGGCTGTGGGGCCTGCCCACCGCCATCTACGGCGGCGGGCACACCGGACGCTCGCTGATCGCGGCGCTGCGGGAGAACCCCGGGTACGGCTACATCCCCTCGGCGGTGTTCGACGACGATCCGGCCCTGAGCGGGCAGACGGTGGACGGCGTGCCCGTGCTGGGTCCAGCCTCGCGCACGGTGCACAACGTGCCGGCAGCGGTGCTGGCCATGCCGGGCCTGAGCCGCGAGCGCATGAATGAGCTGCTGGAAGGCCCGCTGTCTCACTACCGCAACGTGGTGATCATCCCGGACCTGTTCGAGATGGAGAGCATCTGGGTCAAGGCCAGCGATTTCGGCGGCGTGCTGGGCCTGGAGGTCACGCGCTACCTGCTGGACCCGGTCGCCACCTTCGGCAAGCGGGCCTTCGATCTGGTGGCCGTGCTGATCACGCTGCCGCTGTGGCTGCTGCCGTGCCTGCTGCTGGCGGCGCTGATCTGGCTGGAGGACCGCCAGAACCCACTGTTTCTGCAGCCGCGCATCGGGCTGGACGGCCAGACCTTCCTGACCTGGAAGTTCCGCACCATGGTGCCGAACGCCGAGGACGTGCTGCGCCGCACGCTGGCCGAGGACCCGGCGCTGATGGCCGAGTGGCTGGAGTTCTACAAGCTGAAGCGCGACCCGCGCATCACGCGGGTGGGCCGGGTCATCCGCAAGCTCAGCCTGGACGAGCTGCCACAGCTGGTGAACGTGCTGACCGGCCAGATGTCACTGGTCGGACCGCGCCCGCTGCCCGACTACCACCACAGCCAGCTGCCGCCGCAGGTGCAGGCGCTGCGCGAGAAGGTGCGCCCCGGCATGACCGGCCTGTGGCAGGTGTCGGGCCGCAGCGAGAGCGGCAACATCGGCATGGAGCGCTGGGACCCCTACTACGTCCGCAACTGGAGCATCTGGCTGGACCTGGTGGTGCTGATGCGGACAGTCCGGGCGGTCATTCGCGGCTCCGGCGCATACTGAAGTTAGCGCCTGTAGGGTGTCGGGGGCGGTGGAGCGTATCCACCGCCCCCGGTCATATGCCCGTTCCAGCGGCAGTCCTTACGGTGGCTGAAGCCCTGCGCCTGACAGCTCCACTGCCCATGCGTGTTCCCGCCTGTTGGCAGACGTTCCCTGACGGTGGAAGGGCTCAGCGGCGGGAATGTATCCGGCAGGACCGCTGACGCCGCCGCTCCCGGGCCACAACAAAGCGGACCACCTGAGGTGGTCCGCCTCTTCCTGCTGCCCTTACGGTCCTGCGGGCCGGAACATCAGCTGTTTCACGAACAGGTTGCGGTCCTGGGGTGGCCGGTTCAGGTCGTTGACGAAGGCCAGGGTCAGCCGGCCGGCATGCGGCACCGGGACCTTCAGCGGCCGGGGCGCCAGCACGTTCGTCTCCAGCAATGGCTCCCCGTCCAGCGAAACCAGCAGCAGCGGCGCGCCACCGGCGGCAGGCGTGCCGGACGCCACCAGGCTCAGGGTGCCGGCACCGCACACCGGCAGCGTCAGGGTGGCGTTGGCCCAGAAGTCGGCCTCACTGCTGCCGCGCCGCCGTACGTTGCCCTGGGTGCTGACCGGCGGCGTCCCGGCCGGGCAGGTCAGCGTGGCCGGCTGCAGCTCGGGCGTCTCCGGCCGCTGGCTGAGGCTCCAGCCGGCCACCAGCAGACTAAGCGGCAGGCCCAGCAGCAGGGCGTCTCCGGCCCTCATGGCCGCGCTCCCGGGTCAGCAGTCCAGGCGGCCTGGGCCAGCGGACGCACGCTCCAGAAGGTGTTGGCGGCCGGCAGCACCAGCAGCTGAAGCCGGCTTGCGGTGTGCAGCGGCGGCTGACTCAGCTCGCCCCACCACGCGCCGCCAGCGCTGCTGATCTCACGGCGGTCCACCACCACGCAGTCGGGGTCACACAGCCGCAGCTGCAGCCGGTACTGCCCGGCCGGCACCTGCAAGCCCACCATCACGGCGCTGCGCCCGGCCGACAGCGGTCCACGGGCGCTGCTGAGCGTGAGCAGCCGGACACCGGTGCCTCCCTGCGGCGTCAGCAGTTGCGGCAGCTGGACCGGCACCAGCGACGCGAGCAGCAGCACCCCGCCCGCCAGCGAGGCGCGGCTCCACAACCATCCGGTCGCCACCGGCCGCGCCCACAGCGAGCGCAGCGCCATGCCCGCGATCAGCCAGTACAGATCGGCCACCCCCATGCCCACCAGCAGGGTCGCGTTGTCCACCAGATTGATGACGGCGTACCCCACCGCTGTGGCAATCAGGAACGGATCGCGCCCGGCCAGGGCCGCCACCGTCACCAGCCCCAGCAGCAGAAACAGTCCGGCCGTCCCCACCAGGCCACTTTCCGCCAGGCTCTGCAGCGCCACGTTGTGCGCCTGCCAGATGGCGTAGCGGAACGGCTGGAACCACGCGGCGTCCTTCAGCGCCCGCACCGAGGGCGGGCAGTTCAGCGCCGCCGAGACGTACTCCTGCCAGCAGTTCTCCTCGGAGGTGCGCGCCAGGGCGCCCAGCTGCAGCACCCCGCTGCCGCCCCAGGGCAGCCGCTGGGCGATGCTGCGGGCCTCGTCCCAGTACAGGTCTCGGCTGTTGAGGTCCAGCTGCGACAGGTGCGCCGCCGCTGCGCTGGTGCTGCTCAGCCGGGGCAGCAGCGCCGCGCCCGCCAGCAGCAGCACCAGTCCGGCCAGCACCGTGAGCCGGAAGTTGCGGCTTACCCGGCCCACCAGGGCGGCGGCCAGCAGGCCCACCACGCCGGCGGCCACCGCCGAGCGGCTGCCGCTCAGCACCATCACCGCGAAGCCCAGCAGCAGCAGCGGCCAGCGCAGCCACCACACGCCGCCGCGCCAGCAGGCGGCCAGCCACAGCCCCACCCCGCCCATGATGCCCAGCCAGACCATCGGCAGAAAGGGGTGCAGCAGGCGGGTGCGCCACACCGCGCCGTGCTCCAGCAGCGCCGTGTTCAGCAGCGCGGTCAGCCACACCACCAGCAGGCCCCACAGCAGGGGGCGCAGCCGCTCAGCGGCTTCCTGGCCGGGCCGGGCCAGCTGCCAGCCGGTCAGCAGCAGGCCGCCCACCACCAGCACCCGCAGCACGCCGCCCACCAGCCCCGGCAGCGGCCGGGCCGCCGCCACACTCGACAGCAGCAGCAGAACGGCAGCGGTGCCGAGCAGCCAGCGCAGCGCCAGCGGCAGCGCGGTCACCCGGCGCCAGCTGATCACGCCGAGCACACTCAGCGGCGGCACCAGCGGCAGCAGCGCCAGCCACCACGCCGACCGGCGAGAGCTCACAGGACGAGGGGGAGAGGCCCATGCTCCGGCCTCTCCCCCTCCCTGCTCCCGCCCCGCCGCCTGCACAGACGGAGAGGACGTCACGGCTCAGTCCGACGAGGAGGCGTGGCGCCCCAGCCGCGTGTCGTTGGCCGCCGGGCGCACCGGAGTGCTGCCCTCCATGCGGTAGCTGTAGTCGTAGTAGGTGCCCTTGTCCTCGCTGCGCACCTGCTTGTTCAGCACGATGCCCAGAATGCGGGCACCGGTCACGCGGGCGTTGTTGAGGGCGCTCTGGATCTCCTGGCCGCTGGTGCTGCCGGCCTCGGCCACCAGCACCACGCCGTCCGCGAGGTGGGCGAACGCCATCGCGTCGGCCAGCACCAGCATCGGCGGGGTGTCGATCAGCACCACGTCGTAGGCCGCACCCCAGCGGTCCAGCGCCTCGGCCAGCCGGGGGTGGCCGATCACGCCGCTGCTGTCCTTCATCGGCCGGCCGGCCGGCAGCAGGTCGATGTTCTCGGCCACCGCCATCACCTGCACCTCGTCCAGACGGTCCAGGGCGCTGGGCAGCGTCTGGGCCGGGTCCATCAGCGTCTTGGTCGGATCAATGGCGTTCAGGCGGCAGCTGGGCATGATGCGCCACAGCGGGTTGCCGAAGCCGCGCCACAGCTGCGGCTGGCTGGGCCGGTGCATGTCGGCGTCCACCACCAGCACGCGCAGGCCGCTGGCGGCCAGGCTGGCGGCCAGCACCGCCGTGACGCTGCTCTTGCCCTCGCCGGGCCGGGCGCTGCTCACCACGATGCGGCGGGGCTTGCCGGCCGGCAGCTGCGACAGCAGGTTGACGCGCAGGAAGCCGGCGCCCATGTACAGGCTGCCGCTGCGGGCCGCCTCCACCATGCCGCTCTTCAGGTCCGCGGCGCTCAGGCGCGGCAGCTTGCCCAAGAACGGCACGCCGTAGCCGGCCAGGTCCTGCTCGCCGTGCACCCGGCGGCGCAGGCTGTCGGTCAGCAGCGCGGCGCCGCTGGCCAGCAGCAGCGTCAGCAGGGCCGCCAGCACGCCGCTGCGCACCGGACGCGGCGAGACGCTCTTGTTCGGTTCCACCGCCTGCGATACCGTGTCCAGGCTGCCGGTGGCGGCGCTCTCCAGCACCCGCACCTGCAGCAGGTTCTGCTGTACCTGGGCGCGCGCGGCGGCCAGCGTCTGCACCTCCAGGCTGGCGTTGGGGCCGGTGCTCCGCTGACCGAGCTGGCTGGTCAGCGCGTCCAGCTGCGCCTGCAGGCTGTTCTTGGCCTGCGCGATGCGGCGCTGGGCACGGCCCAGGTCCCAGGCGAGCAGGCTCTCGAGGCTGGTGTCGGCCAGCACGCGGGCGGCCACCGGGGTGCCGGCCTTCACGTGCAGCTCGTAGATGCCCGCCTGCTGGCCGTCGGTCAGGGCGCTGACCTGCAGGTCCGGGAAGCTGCCGCCCTGCAGCTGGCTGCGCAGGCGGCGGCTCAGGTCAGCCTTGACCGGCGCGCTCAGCTCGGTGCTGTCGTTCAGCCGGCGGATGATGTCCTCAATGACGTCGCGGCTGTGGATCGCCTTGTCCACCGCACCCTGCGGCAGCTGCGGCGCCGAGACCAGGTTGCTGCCGACCACGCCGCCGCTGGTGTCGGGACGCGAGGCGATGGCCGAACTGACGGCCTCGTACACGGGCGGCTGCTGGCTCGACAGGTAGTAGGTCCCGGCTCCAGCCAGCAGCGCGGCGCTCAGGATCGGGAGCGCGTGGCGCCGCACCGACATCAGCAGACGCGGGAAATCGAAATCTTCGTTTGTGGGTAGGTTGGACTGCATGTCAGGCCTCTCAGGGGAATCGGAGCAGGGAAGTTCGGGGCAGATGAGAAGCGGAGCGTCAGCAGCCCAGCTCAACCACGCTGGTGTCGGACAGGGTCAGGCGGTGGACGCGCGGCACTGTGCCGTGCCCGACCACCTTGGCGCGGATGCCGATCAGGCAGCCGTGCAGCCGGATGCTCACGTCGCGGATCTCGGCCTCCTCATCAATCACGCTGCACTCCACCTCGGCGTTCTCGATGCGGCTGCCGCGCCCCACGCTGGTGAACGGCCCCAGGTAGGCGTTCTCGATGATTGCTCCGGCGGCGATGGTCACGGGCCCGATGATGGTGCTGTTGCGCAC encodes:
- a CDS encoding WecB/TagA/CpsF family glycosyltransferase, which codes for MIDLGRHSVLGVGINAVDYDAAVARIMQAATEKRPLAVSALAVHGVMTGHLDPEHARRLNGLDLVVPDGQPVRWALRLLYGKALPDRVYGPNLTLYTAEALGKQGMSVYLYGSKQEVLEKFASNLQQKYPGLRIAGMEASKFRRTTPEEQREIAERIRASGADAVFVGLGCPRQEVWAFEYRNLLPMPVLAVGAAFDFHAGTLAQAPKHMQDAGLEWFYRLTKEPGRLWKRYVLLNPLFVWRLLLQAARLRRFSVALPDGTERQELYG
- a CDS encoding NAD-dependent epimerase/dehydratase family protein, which codes for MSVVLVTGSAGLIGSEAVRHFAGMGMDVVGLDNDMRKFFFGEEASTQWNQRRLEKDLKNYTHLDVDIRDYTEIEKIFQHYGKDLALIIHTAAQPSHDWAARDPFSDFSVNANGTLNLLQAARTFCPTTPFIFTSTNKVYGDTPNLLPLQELEKRWEIDPSHRYTVGIAEDMSIDQTKHSLFGASKVAADVLVQEYGRYFDMPTVCFRGGCLTGPNHSGTQLHGFLAYLMKCAMSGTHYTVFGYKGKQVRDNIHSADLISAFHQFYLNPRVAEVYNIGGGRESNCSMMEAIELCEQITGQPMNHSYAEDNRIGDHIWYISDLAKFKQHYPEWQITYDVPRILQEMYDYNQERWVVSHD
- the wbaP gene encoding undecaprenyl-phosphate galactose phosphotransferase WbaP, translating into MHVTTRSTRPGLKPQAHTHRLFRNRSLLGGLCMALADLAALLLAVYFATWLRNVLFAPVLHPDWVWFSACMWLLGAFILKLLPGWGLSAATELKRMTELTFTVLAVTAASLFLANHDGQVSRVALVFSLVLALPLSLLLRHTARSLLLRAGLWGLPTAIYGGGHTGRSLIAALRENPGYGYIPSAVFDDDPALSGQTVDGVPVLGPASRTVHNVPAAVLAMPGLSRERMNELLEGPLSHYRNVVIIPDLFEMESIWVKASDFGGVLGLEVTRYLLDPVATFGKRAFDLVAVLITLPLWLLPCLLLAALIWLEDRQNPLFLQPRIGLDGQTFLTWKFRTMVPNAEDVLRRTLAEDPALMAEWLEFYKLKRDPRITRVGRVIRKLSLDELPQLVNVLTGQMSLVGPRPLPDYHHSQLPPQVQALREKVRPGMTGLWQVSGRSESGNIGMERWDPYYVRNWSIWLDLVVLMRTVRAVIRGSGAY
- a CDS encoding O-antigen ligase family protein, with amino-acid sequence MSSRRSAWWLALLPLVPPLSVLGVISWRRVTALPLALRWLLGTAAVLLLLSSVAAARPLPGLVGGVLRVLVVGGLLLTGWQLARPGQEAAERLRPLLWGLLVVWLTALLNTALLEHGAVWRTRLLHPFLPMVWLGIMGGVGLWLAACWRGGVWWLRWPLLLLGFAVMVLSGSRSAVAAGVVGLLAAALVGRVSRNFRLTVLAGLVLLLAGAALLPRLSSTSAAAAHLSQLDLNSRDLYWDEARSIAQRLPWGGSGVLQLGALARTSEENCWQEYVSAALNCPPSVRALKDAAWFQPFRYAIWQAHNVALQSLAESGLVGTAGLFLLLGLVTVAALAGRDPFLIATAVGYAVINLVDNATLLVGMGVADLYWLIAGMALRSLWARPVATGWLWSRASLAGGVLLLASLVPVQLPQLLTPQGGTGVRLLTLSSARGPLSAGRSAVMVGLQVPAGQYRLQLRLCDPDCVVVDRREISSAGGAWWGELSQPPLHTASRLQLLVLPAANTFWSVRPLAQAAWTADPGARP
- a CDS encoding polysaccharide biosynthesis tyrosine autokinase; the encoded protein is MQSNLPTNEDFDFPRLLMSVRRHALPILSAALLAGAGTYYLSSQQPPVYEAVSSAIASRPDTSGGVVGSNLVSAPQLPQGAVDKAIHSRDVIEDIIRRLNDSTELSAPVKADLSRRLRSQLQGGSFPDLQVSALTDGQQAGIYELHVKAGTPVAARVLADTSLESLLAWDLGRAQRRIAQAKNSLQAQLDALTSQLGQRSTGPNASLEVQTLAAARAQVQQNLLQVRVLESAATGSLDTVSQAVEPNKSVSPRPVRSGVLAALLTLLLASGAALLTDSLRRRVHGEQDLAGYGVPFLGKLPRLSAADLKSGMVEAARSGSLYMGAGFLRVNLLSQLPAGKPRRIVVSSARPGEGKSSVTAVLAASLAASGLRVLVVDADMHRPSQPQLWRGFGNPLWRIMPSCRLNAIDPTKTLMDPAQTLPSALDRLDEVQVMAVAENIDLLPAGRPMKDSSGVIGHPRLAEALDRWGAAYDVVLIDTPPMLVLADAMAFAHLADGVVLVAEAGSTSGQEIQSALNNARVTGARILGIVLNKQVRSEDKGTYYDYSYRMEGSTPVRPAANDTRLGRHASSSD